A single region of the Gracilibacillus caseinilyticus genome encodes:
- a CDS encoding SDR family oxidoreductase: MANNQKSEVLPKQHQDRQPGFEYKMHPLPKYVKESYQGSEKLKDQVAIISGGDSGIGRSVAVHYAKEGAHIAIIYLDEDQDANETKKLVEAAGVSCSLFRGDVSDSAFCNDVVEKVIEEHGKINIVVNNAAIQFPQQNFLNITDDQIEKTFRVNIFSYFYLTRASLRYLKQGSVIINTSSITAYQGSENLIDYSSTKGAITTFTKSLAKSLVKQGIRVNSVAPGPIWTPLIPASFDENEVATFGSDSEMGRPGEPCEVAPAYVYLASRDASYVTGQTIHVNGGKIV; this comes from the coding sequence ATGGCTAACAATCAAAAGAGTGAAGTTTTACCAAAACAGCATCAAGATCGTCAGCCCGGTTTCGAATATAAGATGCACCCTCTCCCTAAGTACGTTAAAGAGAGTTATCAGGGAAGTGAAAAATTGAAAGATCAAGTAGCGATTATTTCCGGTGGAGACAGTGGCATCGGTCGATCGGTTGCTGTTCATTATGCAAAAGAAGGCGCTCATATTGCCATTATCTACTTAGATGAAGATCAAGATGCCAACGAAACGAAAAAGTTGGTCGAGGCAGCAGGGGTCTCTTGCAGTTTGTTCAGGGGAGATGTATCTGACAGTGCTTTCTGTAATGATGTAGTAGAAAAAGTGATTGAAGAACATGGCAAAATAAATATCGTCGTCAATAATGCAGCCATCCAATTTCCACAACAAAATTTCTTAAATATTACCGATGATCAAATCGAAAAGACATTTCGCGTCAATATCTTTTCTTATTTCTACTTAACAAGAGCCTCCCTCCGTTATTTGAAACAAGGCAGTGTGATTATCAACACCTCCTCTATTACTGCTTATCAAGGAAGTGAGAATCTGATCGATTATTCGAGTACAAAGGGCGCCATTACTACGTTTACTAAATCACTAGCTAAGTCGCTTGTTAAACAAGGCATACGGGTAAACAGTGTCGCCCCCGGTCCGATTTGGACACCATTAATCCCTGCCAGTTTCGATGAAAATGAGGTAGCCACCTTTGGCTCTGACTCGGAAATGGGAAGACCAGGTGAGCCATGTGAAGTAGCACCTGCCTACGTATATTTAGCTAGCCGCGATGCTAGTTATGTAACGGGACAAACGATTCATGTGAATGGCGGGAAGATCGTATAG
- a CDS encoding DegV family protein: MPVQIIADSACDLTAEDCQQYGIEKLPLTVQLDGEEYEDGISISSKKIYDAMREGKAPKTAQVSPQLFKDTFQKYAESNTSVIYLAFSSNLSGTYQAGKLMEQEIKEEFPDADLHVLDTKCASLGYGLVVLQAAALAQTGAHAKEIIQASKHNYQHMEHIFTVDDLEYLYRGGRVSKTAAFVGTLLKVKPLLHMEDGKLIPLEKIRGSKKVYKRMLALMEERGVNLEQQTIGISHGDAIETAEEIATMIREKWQVKEIKINMIGSSIGAHAGPGTIALFFLNE, translated from the coding sequence TTGCCAGTACAAATAATTGCAGATTCTGCTTGTGATCTGACAGCAGAAGATTGTCAGCAATACGGAATTGAAAAGCTTCCCTTAACCGTCCAATTAGATGGCGAAGAATATGAGGATGGCATCTCGATTTCTTCCAAAAAGATTTACGATGCCATGCGAGAAGGGAAAGCACCCAAAACGGCACAAGTAAGTCCTCAATTGTTTAAAGATACATTTCAAAAATATGCGGAAAGTAATACATCTGTTATTTATTTAGCCTTTTCCTCAAATTTGTCCGGCACATATCAGGCTGGGAAATTGATGGAGCAAGAAATCAAAGAGGAATTTCCTGATGCTGATCTTCATGTCCTCGATACAAAATGTGCCTCATTAGGTTACGGATTGGTCGTTTTACAAGCGGCTGCACTTGCTCAAACAGGTGCTCATGCGAAGGAAATTATTCAGGCAAGTAAGCACAATTATCAGCATATGGAGCACATTTTCACCGTGGATGATCTGGAATATTTATACCGTGGCGGACGGGTCAGTAAAACGGCTGCATTTGTCGGTACATTATTAAAAGTCAAACCTTTGTTACATATGGAAGATGGTAAATTAATTCCACTGGAGAAAATACGCGGTTCCAAAAAAGTATACAAGCGAATGCTTGCGCTAATGGAAGAACGCGGTGTGAACCTGGAGCAGCAAACGATTGGTATCAGCCATGGGGATGCAATCGAGACAGCTGAAGAAATCGCGACCATGATCCGCGAAAAATGGCAAGTAAAAGAGATCAAGATCAATATGATCGGTTCTTCCATCGGTGCTCACGCCGGCCCTGGTACGATTGCGTTATTTTTCTTAAATGAATAA
- a CDS encoding YitT family protein: MFLMETKRIAIVFIGAILNAIALNFFFISAHVYASGFTGISQILATVFSEYLGIEIASTGIILFILNIPVAILGWLMVGKGFTIYSFLSVLATSFFLEVLPIVTLSEDIMLNAVFGGVIAGVGIGITLKWGASTGGSDIIAMILSRLKDKPIGSYLMLINGLIIVIAGLLNEPENALYTLVGLYVSTRVIDGIHTRHEKVTAMIVTKKADELQQAIHDTMVRGITILPVKGAYTKEDKHMLYLVITRYELYDLERIIHEVDENAFTNVIETAGVYGFFRKNE, encoded by the coding sequence GTGTTTTTAATGGAGACTAAACGTATTGCGATTGTGTTCATCGGTGCAATTCTGAACGCAATTGCGCTTAATTTTTTCTTTATAAGTGCGCATGTTTATGCTAGCGGATTTACCGGTATTTCACAAATTTTGGCGACTGTTTTTTCAGAGTATCTAGGCATAGAAATTGCTAGTACAGGTATTATATTATTTATTCTTAATATACCAGTAGCTATCCTTGGCTGGTTGATGGTAGGTAAAGGATTTACTATTTACAGCTTTCTTTCCGTACTTGCGACTTCTTTCTTTCTAGAAGTGTTACCAATTGTCACGTTATCAGAGGATATTATGCTGAACGCAGTATTTGGTGGTGTCATTGCTGGTGTGGGTATTGGTATTACATTGAAGTGGGGGGCATCAACAGGCGGTTCTGACATTATTGCTATGATCCTGTCCCGGTTAAAGGATAAGCCGATTGGCAGCTATTTAATGCTTATTAATGGCTTAATTATTGTGATTGCTGGTCTCTTAAATGAACCGGAGAACGCTTTGTATACACTGGTAGGTCTGTATGTATCCACTCGCGTGATCGATGGTATCCATACCCGTCATGAGAAAGTAACTGCCATGATCGTCACAAAGAAAGCAGACGAACTGCAGCAAGCGATTCATGATACCATGGTTCGAGGGATCACGATTCTGCCGGTAAAAGGTGCTTACACGAAGGAAGATAAGCACATGCTTTATTTAGTGATTACCAGATATGAATTATATGATTTGGAACGCATTATTCATGAAGTCGATGAGAATGCCTTTACGAACGTGATTGAAACAGCTGGTGTCTATGGTTTCTTTAGGAAAAATGAATAA
- a CDS encoding NifU N-terminal domain-containing protein, producing the protein MSIQVEATPNPNAMKFTSDKMIFEGNGSISVLPGQTSEYDILNELMTLEGVDNVFGFQHFITINKKMDVEWDELTNNVKEVIAKYGY; encoded by the coding sequence ATGAGTATTCAAGTTGAAGCAACACCAAATCCGAATGCAATGAAATTTACTAGTGACAAAATGATCTTTGAAGGTAATGGCAGTATCTCAGTCTTGCCTGGACAAACAAGTGAATATGACATTTTAAATGAATTAATGACACTTGAAGGTGTAGATAATGTATTTGGCTTCCAGCATTTTATTACCATTAATAAAAAAATGGACGTAGAGTGGGACGAGCTTACCAATAACGTGAAAGAAGTTATCGCTAAATACGGTTATTAA
- a CDS encoding DUF3813 family protein yields the protein MQNQMFEQAKNAVNRMMNRQNGNFSNADRQAAQDAIQSAYTNATAEEQQELRQLEEQLKQQNELK from the coding sequence ATGCAGAACCAAATGTTCGAACAAGCCAAAAATGCCGTCAATCGCATGATGAATCGTCAGAACGGAAACTTCTCAAATGCAGATAGGCAAGCCGCGCAAGATGCCATTCAATCAGCATATACGAATGCTACTGCTGAAGAACAGCAAGAACTTCGTCAACTTGAAGAACAGTTGAAGCAACAGAACGAACTGAAATAA
- a CDS encoding Cof-type HAD-IIB family hydrolase, with the protein MPTNRHLVALDLDGTLLTDQKEISTYTKSIVQQAMKEGHIVVIATGRPHRASISYYDQLGLDTPMVNFNGALIHHPTDHKWDVLHTPLPNRTAKKIIQTCYDFEVENIFAEIKDNMYLDRFDQQFLDIFTEPEQEDLITVGSLKNHLAEDPTSLLIHPKAHHVEELRKYLDDKHASIIEHRKWGVPWDIIEVVRKGINKAVGLKKIAHYYHIPVENIIAFGDEDNDLEMIEFAGVGVSMGNAIDELTKISNYQTKTNEEDGIGNFLADYLKLGSNPEISK; encoded by the coding sequence ATGCCAACCAATCGACATTTAGTCGCGTTAGACTTAGATGGAACATTGCTAACCGACCAGAAGGAAATTAGTACGTATACTAAATCAATCGTTCAACAAGCCATGAAAGAAGGACATATTGTGGTGATTGCAACAGGACGTCCACACCGAGCGAGTATTTCATATTATGATCAGCTTGGTTTAGATACTCCCATGGTGAATTTCAACGGTGCTTTAATACATCATCCAACAGACCACAAATGGGATGTATTACACACGCCACTGCCAAACCGAACCGCAAAAAAAATCATCCAAACTTGTTATGATTTCGAAGTGGAGAATATTTTTGCAGAAATAAAGGATAATATGTACCTTGATCGTTTTGACCAGCAATTTCTAGATATTTTTACTGAGCCTGAACAAGAAGACTTGATTACTGTAGGAAGTTTAAAAAATCATCTGGCAGAAGATCCAACTTCGTTATTAATCCACCCTAAAGCTCATCATGTGGAGGAATTACGAAAATATTTAGATGATAAGCATGCTTCGATTATTGAGCATCGAAAATGGGGGGTGCCTTGGGATATCATCGAAGTCGTGAGAAAAGGCATCAACAAAGCAGTCGGCTTAAAGAAAATTGCACACTATTATCATATTCCTGTTGAAAACATCATCGCTTTCGGAGATGAGGATAATGATTTAGAAATGATTGAATTCGCGGGTGTCGGTGTGTCGATGGGAAATGCAATTGACGAATTAACGAAAATCTCCAATTATCAGACAAAAACAAACGAAGAAGATGGCATTGGCAACTTTCTTGCCGATTATTTAAAGCTCGGTTCGAATCCTGAAATTTCCAAGTGA
- a CDS encoding alpha/beta fold hydrolase, whose translation MIGISKEYWDGLPLLHVVDHDKKDHPLPTLTYIHGYTSAKEHNLPLAFLMAEKGYRVILPDAMLHGEREEDISSSEREMRFFDIVKQNLDDIEAIYEELVAKQLLDGNRFGLAGTSMGGITTAAALTQFSWIKSAGILMGSPKISAFAERLIGAMKAEHKELPLTDEQLHQLMQELSEMDLSMQVEKLFGRALFFWHGEADQVVPFDHAYSFYEEAIDHYKNPENIRFLKEIGKGHKVTRFAITEFVKWLEYQL comes from the coding sequence ATGATAGGAATTAGCAAAGAATATTGGGATGGCCTGCCATTACTTCATGTTGTCGACCACGATAAAAAAGATCATCCATTACCAACTTTAACGTACATACATGGATATACCAGTGCGAAAGAGCATAATTTGCCTTTAGCCTTCTTGATGGCAGAGAAAGGCTATCGGGTTATATTACCTGATGCGATGTTACATGGTGAAAGGGAAGAGGATATTTCTTCTTCTGAAAGAGAAATGCGATTTTTTGATATTGTTAAACAAAATTTAGACGATATTGAAGCAATTTATGAAGAGTTAGTAGCAAAGCAATTACTGGATGGCAATCGTTTCGGATTAGCTGGAACGAGCATGGGTGGCATTACGACAGCCGCTGCATTAACACAATTTTCCTGGATCAAGTCTGCAGGCATTTTGATGGGCTCTCCAAAAATATCAGCTTTTGCAGAACGATTAATTGGCGCAATGAAAGCAGAGCATAAAGAATTACCGCTTACTGATGAACAACTGCACCAATTGATGCAAGAATTAAGTGAAATGGATTTATCGATGCAAGTAGAGAAATTATTCGGAAGGGCCTTGTTTTTCTGGCATGGTGAAGCGGATCAGGTTGTACCATTTGATCATGCTTACAGCTTTTATGAAGAGGCAATTGACCATTATAAAAATCCGGAGAACATTCGCTTTTTAAAGGAAATCGGCAAGGGGCATAAGGTCACTCGTTTTGCGATTACGGAATTTGTCAAATGGTTAGAATATCAGTTATAA
- a CDS encoding metal-sulfur cluster assembly factor — MDQALEENLMGALENVIDPELGIDIVNLGLVYGVDLDDEGIATVTMTLTAMGCPLAGHIEQDVKRVMEDIPEVRDTEVNIVWNPPWSKDRMSRYAKIALGIPD, encoded by the coding sequence ATGGATCAAGCATTAGAAGAAAATTTAATGGGAGCACTGGAAAACGTGATTGACCCAGAGCTTGGTATAGATATCGTAAACTTAGGACTAGTTTATGGTGTGGATTTAGATGATGAAGGTATTGCTACTGTAACGATGACACTTACGGCTATGGGGTGTCCACTTGCAGGTCATATCGAACAAGATGTGAAACGTGTCATGGAAGATATTCCAGAAGTAAGAGATACAGAAGTAAATATCGTTTGGAATCCACCATGGTCTAAAGACCGTATGTCTAGATACGCTAAAATTGCATTAGGCATTCCGGATTAA
- a CDS encoding undecaprenyl-diphosphate phosphatase translates to MEDFLILIKYLFLGLLQGFTEPIPISSSGHLVMVQKIFEVGLKDNLSFEVLVNFGSLLAVLIVYWKDIVQIAKNGLSYITTKDKTYYDDFMFIVYLVVATVPAALIGLLFEDLISDTFGGNAKMIGITLFITGIALWTIRNLRGDKNDGQLTMKDALIVGFAQAVALIPGISRSGATIVAAMLLGMKQETALRFSFLLFIPVSVGTMALSVGDVVNNPQFNTLWIPYALAFIASLIATYYSLRWFMNVMAKGNLKYFAFYCFIVGILAVIFL, encoded by the coding sequence ATGGAAGATTTTTTGATTTTGATTAAATATTTATTTTTAGGGCTGCTTCAAGGTTTCACAGAACCGATTCCAATTTCATCCAGTGGTCACTTAGTAATGGTGCAGAAAATATTTGAAGTTGGTTTAAAAGACAATTTATCATTTGAAGTGCTGGTGAACTTTGGATCGTTGCTCGCCGTTTTAATTGTCTACTGGAAAGACATTGTGCAAATTGCTAAAAATGGTTTATCTTATATCACCACAAAAGACAAAACATATTATGATGATTTTATGTTTATTGTTTATTTAGTAGTAGCGACCGTACCTGCAGCTCTTATCGGTTTATTGTTTGAAGACCTCATTTCAGATACCTTTGGTGGTAATGCCAAAATGATCGGTATTACACTGTTTATTACGGGGATTGCACTCTGGACTATTCGAAACTTGCGAGGGGATAAAAATGATGGTCAATTGACGATGAAGGACGCATTGATCGTCGGCTTTGCGCAAGCAGTAGCGCTCATCCCAGGGATCAGCCGCTCCGGAGCAACGATTGTTGCCGCCATGCTGCTAGGTATGAAGCAGGAAACGGCATTACGCTTTTCCTTTTTACTATTTATTCCAGTCAGCGTAGGAACGATGGCATTATCGGTCGGCGATGTTGTCAATAATCCACAATTTAATACATTATGGATTCCATATGCACTTGCCTTTATTGCATCATTAATTGCAACGTATTATTCATTACGCTGGTTTATGAATGTAATGGCTAAAGGAAACTTGAAGTACTTTGCATTCTATTGTTTTATCGTCGGTATTCTAGCCGTCATTTTCTTATAA
- a CDS encoding DUF2929 family protein, with protein MKYFATIFWAVIILTVVSYVLTSMGGEAFNFGSVISIGAIFAIAAIVLGNGLLKEEE; from the coding sequence ATGAAATATTTCGCAACGATTTTTTGGGCAGTCATTATTTTAACAGTTGTATCATATGTATTAACAAGTATGGGTGGAGAAGCTTTCAACTTCGGCTCTGTTATTTCTATCGGCGCTATTTTTGCCATTGCCGCTATTGTTTTAGGAAACGGTCTCTTAAAAGAAGAAGAATAG
- a CDS encoding BMP family ABC transporter substrate-binding protein: MKKFIVMLSSIICMISFLSGCQSGGNGEKIERVGMLIEHTVHDQTWGNKGYRGLLNIQEEYDTDVYFQEGVQTQQQVNVAVEEFASKGVQVIIGHSSNYGEMFNQIHASYPDIQFIYVNGGYSADNLISLNFNAQAMGFFAGMIAGEMTETNRVGIIAAYEWQPEVEGYYEGVLYKNPDANVDIQYVYDWDEQELAMEHYQAMRDQKTDVIYPAGDAFSVSVVEAAKNDGIFSIGYVNDQQPAGGSSVLTSTIQHIDKLYVYAIGQLKDGDLPGGIYNFGFDEDVITMGPYSKQVPERFVDQVSESINEYKETGLLPHQTEK; encoded by the coding sequence TTGAAAAAATTTATCGTAATGCTTTCATCTATTATATGTATGATTTCGTTTTTATCTGGTTGTCAGTCTGGTGGAAATGGAGAAAAAATAGAAAGAGTCGGCATGCTGATCGAGCATACGGTTCATGATCAGACATGGGGCAATAAAGGGTATCGTGGATTGCTCAATATTCAAGAGGAATATGACACGGATGTTTATTTTCAAGAAGGTGTTCAGACGCAACAACAAGTGAATGTTGCTGTAGAAGAGTTTGCCAGTAAAGGGGTTCAGGTGATCATCGGACACAGCAGCAATTATGGAGAAATGTTTAACCAAATTCATGCCTCTTATCCTGATATTCAATTTATTTATGTCAATGGCGGTTATTCTGCTGATAATTTAATCAGCTTAAATTTCAATGCACAAGCGATGGGTTTTTTTGCCGGCATGATAGCAGGGGAAATGACGGAAACCAATCGAGTCGGGATAATTGCAGCATATGAATGGCAGCCAGAGGTGGAGGGCTACTATGAAGGGGTGCTGTACAAAAATCCCGATGCCAATGTGGATATTCAATATGTCTATGACTGGGATGAACAAGAGTTAGCGATGGAACATTATCAAGCTATGCGTGATCAGAAAACGGATGTTATTTACCCGGCAGGAGATGCGTTTAGTGTCTCCGTTGTTGAAGCAGCAAAAAATGATGGCATTTTTTCCATTGGTTATGTCAACGATCAGCAGCCTGCAGGTGGTTCTTCCGTGTTAACGAGTACCATTCAGCACATTGACAAGCTGTATGTATACGCTATTGGTCAATTAAAAGATGGGGATTTGCCAGGTGGGATCTATAACTTTGGTTTCGATGAAGATGTTATTACGATGGGACCTTACAGCAAACAAGTGCCCGAACGATTTGTCGACCAGGTCAGTGAATCCATCAACGAATATAAGGAAACAGGATTACTGCCACATCAAACGGAAAAATAG